A stretch of Mesoplodon densirostris isolate mMesDen1 chromosome 7, mMesDen1 primary haplotype, whole genome shotgun sequence DNA encodes these proteins:
- the CIMAP1A gene encoding ciliary microtubule associated protein 1A isoform X2, whose protein sequence is MAKEVWVGTWRPHRPRGPIMALYSSPGPKYLIPPTTGFVKHTPNKLRAPAYSFHGAPMLLAENCSPGPRYSVNPKILRTGKDLGPAYSILGRYGTKTTLTPGPGHYFPEKSTKHVFNLAPSHSISARTKTFRVDSTPGPAAYMLPVVMGPHTVGKASQPAFSIKGRSKLGSFSDDPYKVTVTKPCAPIVTFGIKHSDYMTPLVVDVE, encoded by the exons ATGGCGAAGGAGGTATGGGTGGGCACCTGGAGGCCCCATCGCCCCCGGGGACCCATCATGGCCCTCTACAGCAGCCCTGGACCCAAGTACCTGATTCCACCCACCACAG GCTTTGTGAAGCACACGCCCAACAAGCTGCGTGCACCGGCCTACAGCTTCCATGGGGCCCCCATGCTCCTGGCAGAGAACTGCTCCCCAGGGCCCCGCTACAGCGTGAACCCCAAGATACTGAGGACTGGCAAGGACCTCGGCCCCGCCTACTCCATCCTGGGGCGCTACGGCACTAAGACCACGCTGACTCCCGGCCCTG gccactACTTTCCAGAGAAATCTACCAAGCATGTGTTCAACTTGGCGCCCAGCCACTCCATTTCTGCCCGAACCAAGACCTTCCGAGTGGACAGCACCCCAG GCCCCGCTGCCTACATGCTGCCCGTGGTGATGGGGCCCCACACTGTCGGCAAGGCCTCCCAGCCCGCCTTCTCCATCAAGGGCCGCAGCAAGCTGGGCAGCTTCAGTGACGACCCGTACAAG GTGACAGTGACCAAGCCCTGCGCCCCCATCGTCACCTTTGGCATCAAACATTCTGACTACATGACACCCCTGGTCGTGGACGTGGAAtag
- the SCGB1C1 gene encoding secretoglobin family 1C member 1, translating into MTLVPLATPVPSPCVTTKPNVTNPAQPRLTLTLIQAPGLATGEDNEFFIDFLQRLLLGSAEELYEGPLGKCDVSADAKAAVTELKSCVDGLRPMHKAELVKLLVQVLGSQDDA; encoded by the exons ATGACCCTGGTGCCCTTGGCGACCCCAGTCCCCAG cccctgtgTCACCACCAAGCCCAATGTCACcaacccagcccagcccaggctgaCCCTGACCCTGATCCAAGCTCCAG GGCTGGCCACGGGGGAGGACAACGAGTTTTTCATCGACTTCCTGCAAAGGCTGCTGCTAGGCTCCGCAGAGGAGCTCTATGAGGGGCCCCTGGGCAAGTGCGACGTCAGTGCAGACGCTAAGGCGGCGGTGACCGAGCTCAAGTCCTGCGTAGATGGCCTGCGGCCCATGCACAAGGCGGAGCTGGTCAAGCTGCTG GTGCAAGTGCTGGGCAGTCAGGACGATGCCTAG
- the CIMAP1A gene encoding ciliary microtubule associated protein 1A isoform X1, with product MAKEVWVGTWRPHRPRGPIMALYSSPGPKYLIPPTTGFVKHTPNKLRAPAYSFHGAPMLLAENCSPGPRYSVNPKILRTGKDLGPAYSILGRYGTKTTLTPGPGHYFPEKSTKHVFNLAPSHSISARTKTFRVDSTPGPAAYMLPVVMGPHTVGKASQPAFSIKGRSKLGSFSDDPYKTPGPAAYSQTNVQVTKFKAPQYTMAARVEPPGDKTLKPGPGAHSPEKVTVTKPCAPIVTFGIKHSDYMTPLVVDVE from the exons ATGGCGAAGGAGGTATGGGTGGGCACCTGGAGGCCCCATCGCCCCCGGGGACCCATCATGGCCCTCTACAGCAGCCCTGGACCCAAGTACCTGATTCCACCCACCACAG GCTTTGTGAAGCACACGCCCAACAAGCTGCGTGCACCGGCCTACAGCTTCCATGGGGCCCCCATGCTCCTGGCAGAGAACTGCTCCCCAGGGCCCCGCTACAGCGTGAACCCCAAGATACTGAGGACTGGCAAGGACCTCGGCCCCGCCTACTCCATCCTGGGGCGCTACGGCACTAAGACCACGCTGACTCCCGGCCCTG gccactACTTTCCAGAGAAATCTACCAAGCATGTGTTCAACTTGGCGCCCAGCCACTCCATTTCTGCCCGAACCAAGACCTTCCGAGTGGACAGCACCCCAG GCCCCGCTGCCTACATGCTGCCCGTGGTGATGGGGCCCCACACTGTCGGCAAGGCCTCCCAGCCCGCCTTCTCCATCAAGGGCCGCAGCAAGCTGGGCAGCTTCAGTGACGACCCGTACAAG ACCCCAGGTCCGGCAGCCTACAGCCAGACCAATGTCCAGGTGACTAAGTTCAAGGCTCCACAGTACACCATGGCGGCCCGAGTGGAGCCCCCGGGGGACAAGACCCTCAAGCCAGGACCAGGAGCCCACAGCCCTGAGAAG GTGACAGTGACCAAGCCCTGCGCCCCCATCGTCACCTTTGGCATCAAACATTCTGACTACATGACACCCCTGGTCGTGGACGTGGAAtag